In Oryctolagus cuniculus chromosome X, mOryCun1.1, whole genome shotgun sequence, a single window of DNA contains:
- the RNF113A gene encoding E3 ubiquitin-protein ligase RNF113A: MAEQLSPGKSTDQVCTFLFKKRGRKGAAGRRKRPICNPESGESGSSSDEGSTVVRPEKKRAAHNPMIQKTRGSGKQKVSYGHLSSEEEEQGNEPETLGVVYKSTRSAKPVGPEDMGATAVYELDTEKERDAQAIFERSQKIQEELRGKEDDKIYRGINNYQKYMKPKDTSMGNASSGMVRKGPIRAPEHLRATVRWDYQPDICKDYKETGFCGFGDSCKFLHDRSDYKHGWQIERELDEGRYGVYEDENYEVGSDDEEIPFKCFICRQTFQNPVVTKCRHYFCEKCALQHFRTTPRCYICDQQTNGVFNPAKELIAKLEKLRGSAGDGASDFPEDSDEGPIPIT; this comes from the coding sequence ATGGCGGAGCAACTTTCTCCCGGGAAGAGTACGGACCAGGTGTGCACCTTCCTATTCAAAAAGCGTGGGCGGAAAGGAGCTGCAGGCCGCAGAAAGCGCCCGATCTGCAACCCGGAGTCCGGGGAAAGCGGTAGCAGTAGCGACgaaggcagcactgtggtgcgaCCGGAGAAGAAGCGGGCGGCCCACAATCCGATGATACAGAAGACCCGTGGCAGTGGTAAACAAAAAGTATCCTATGGCCACCTGAGTAGTGAGGAGGAGGAACAGGGAAATGAGCCCGAGACTCTCGGAGTGGTCTACAAATCCACCCGCTCAGCGAAACCGGTGGGGCCGGAGGATATGGGAGCGACGGCTGTCTACGAGCTCGACACAGAGAAGGAGCGTGACGCGCAAGCCATCTTCGAGCGCAGCCAGAAGATACAGGAAGAGCTGAGGGGCAAGGAGGATGACAAGATCTACCGGGGAATCAATAACTACCAGAAGTACATGAAGCCCAAGGATACATCTATGGGCAATGCCTCCTCCGGGATGGTGAGGAAGGGCCCCATCCGAGCGCCCGAGCACCTGCGAGCCACCGTGCGCTGGGATTACCAGCCTGACATCTGTAAGGACTACAAGGAGACTGGTTTCTGCGGCTTCGGAGACAGCTGCAAATTCCTCCATGACCGTTCCGATTACAAGCATGGGTGGCAGATTGAACGTGAGCTTGATGAGGGTCGCTATGGTGTCTATGAGGACGAAAATTATGAAGTAGGAAGCGATGATGAGGAAATACCATTCAAGTGTTTCATCTGCCGCCAGACCTTCCAAAACCCGGTTGTCACCAAGTGCAGGCATTATTTCTGCGAGAAGTGTGCGCTGCAGCATTTCCGCACCACCCCGCGCTGCTATATCTGCGACCAGCAGACCAATGGCGTCTTCAATCCCGCGAAAGAATTGATTGCTAAGTTGGAAAAGCTCCGAGGTTCAGCAGGGGATGGAGCTTCCGATTTCCCAGAAGACTCTGATGAGGGTCCAATCCCCATTACTTAG
- the AKAP14 gene encoding A-kinase anchor protein 14: protein MDMIKRDKSQRTVAVNMDSERQNKMNEAKQNLTEVALRVVDNVIKAAARSVEEAANPIRNIKWITHGEFTVEEGHKQIDQFVATWEFNNYWVHYTKFVEKKDLIHSFHYIYHVYWSVPTALRPVAKVSALAYFTIKFNKSKPPDMPVDVLYFFEGSSLIHRPGMSQFREQWLDDIIEAKHVLLKMIHF from the exons ATGGATATGATTAAAAGGGACAAAAGTCAAAGGACAGTGGCTGTGAATATGGattctgaaaggcagaataaaatgAATGAAGCCAAGCAGAATTTGACTGAAGTGGCTCTACGTGTAGTTGACAATGTCATCAAAGCTGCTGCTCGGTCTGTGGAAG AGGCTGCAAACCCCATCAGAAACATCAAGTGGATCACTCATGGTGAATTCACAGTGGAAGAAGGCCACAAACAAATTGACCAGTTCGTTGCG ACTTGGGAGTTTAACAACTACTGGGTGCACTACACAAAGTTTGTAGAGAAGAAAGATTTAATCCACTCCTTCCACTACATCTACCATGTATACTGgagtgtcccaactgctctgagACCCGTAGCAAAAGTCAGTGCTTTGGCCTACTTCACCATCAAGTTCAACAAAAGCAAACCTCCG GATATGCCTGTTGAtgtcttgtatttctttgagGGCAGTTCATTAATACACAG accAGGAATGAGTCAATTTCGAGAACAATGGCTGGATGACATTATTGAGGCCAAACATGTTTTACTGAAGATGATCCACTTTTAA